One window from the genome of Saimiri boliviensis isolate mSaiBol1 chromosome 2, mSaiBol1.pri, whole genome shotgun sequence encodes:
- the TMED8 gene encoding protein TMED8 isoform X3: MISVRCNLHLLGSSDSSASASQVAGITENEDTENSKDTSSLASATDPEPCSSPHRPQMVSPVSKDATEDLRKATGALDAQAVVKQDLLPTDQAQVLNESSVVQMAKYQVPQRSGDIVMIQSEHTGAIDVLSADLESADLLGDHRKVSPPLMAPPCIWTFAKVKEFKSKLGKEKNSRLVVKRGEVVTIRVPTHPEGKRVCWEFATDDYDIGFGVYFDWTPVTSTDITVQVSDSSDDEDEEEEEEEEIEEPVPAGDVERGSRSSLRGRYGEVMPVYRRDSHRDVQAGSHDYPGEGIYLLKFDNSYSLLRNKTLYFHIYYTS, from the exons AGAATGAAGATACAGAAAACAGCAAGGATACCTCTTCATTGGCTTCTGCCACTGATCCAGAACCCTGTTCCTCACCCCACAG GCCACAGATGGTATCTCCAGTGAGTAAGGATGCCACGGAAGATCTGAGGAAAGCAACTGGTGCTTTGGACGCTCAGGCCGTGGTGAAACAGGATTTGCTGCCTACAGACCAGGCCCAGGTCCTCAATGAG AGTTCTGTTGTGCAGATGGCCAAGTATCAAGTTCCACAGAGGTCTGGGGACATCGTTATGATCCAATCTGAGCATACAGGCGCTATAGATGTTCTTTCAGCTGATTTGGAATCTGCAGATCTTCTGGGGGACCACAGGAAAG TCTCTCCACCTCTGATGGCTCCTCCATGCATCTGGACATTTGCCAAGGTGAAGGAATTCAAAAGCAAGCTGGGCAAAGAGAAGAACAGCCGACTGGTGGTGAAGCGTGGTGAGGTGGTGACCATCAGGGTACCTACTCATCCAGAAGGGAAGCGTGTCTGCTGGGAGTTTGCGACCGATGACTATGACATTGGCTTTGGAGTTTATTTTGACTGGACCCCTGTAACCAGCACTGACATAACTGTGCAGGTCAGTGATTCCAGCGATGAcgaggatgaagaggaggaagaggaggaggagattgaAG AACCTGTTCCAGCTGGAGATGTGGAGAGAGGCTCCAGGAGCTCCTTGCGGGGTCGCTATGGGGAGGTGATGCCTGTGTACCGGAGGGACAGCCACCGAGACGTGCAGGCTGGCAGCCATGACTACCCTGGGGAGGGCATCTACCTGCTCAAGTTCGACAACTCTTACTCCCTGCTGCGCAACAAGACTCTCTACTTCCACATCTACTACACCAGCTGA